The genomic segment CATCTCGCTCAAACAAGGAAGATGTCGCCGAGTGACGGAGTTTATCAATCTCATCATTGATGGACGAATCTTTTTCGATGAACGTGTCCGTCGACGGGACGTACGCTTCCGGTTGATAGTAATCATAAAAGCTGACGAAGTATTCGACCGCGTTGTTCGGGAAAAATTCTTTGAACTCCGAGTACAGTTGCCCGGCCAGTGTTTTATTATGCGCCAGGACTAACGTCGGCTTTTTAATCTCTTTGATGACGTTCGAGACGGTGAACGTCTTACCGGTTCCGGTCGCTCCGAGCAACGTTTGATGCCGCTCGCCGTTCTTGACGCCGGTGACCAATTGTTTAATGGCAGCCGGCTGATCGCCGCCTGGTTCAAATGGTGACATTAACTCAAAATCCATCGCTAACTTCCCCCTCATTCCGTAAAAAATCTATCTTTATTGTATCACTTTACGAACAAACATTCGATTATGAAGTGCTCCTTCTAGGAAGTTACCCGTTTTTCCAAAAAAGAAAAAGTCCCAGTACGGATTATCTCTGAAAAAGATAAAGTTCACTCAAGAAACAACAACATCCCCTACCACTCACGTGATAGAGGATGCTCATTATTGAAGCGTTCGAATTTTAGTCCGGCGATTCCCCGGCTCACTGACGAACATGATGCCGAGTTCATGATGATCTTGTTCATAAAAAGCCCGTTGTGCAAACCGAACATCTCCATTATGATTCATCACTTCGAGACGTAAGTACGGTTTATGCTTTTGAATCGCTTCATAGAAGCTCGTCTCGGAATCAACAAAATCACCGTTGACCTTATAGATGGCTTCTCCGGGTACGAGCCCCATTTCTGATGCCGGTAATCCAGGGAACGTCCCCAAGATGACGACACCCCGTTTTCCATTGAGGAAAATCGGCGTCTCTGAACGATTCAAACGTTTGACCCGTTGGTGCAAGATGATGTGCAAGACGAGCAGGAGCGGTAGACCGAATAACCATTCTTCCCGGTTCGTCACGTACGCACCCAGTGTCAACAAAACCGCGAGTAACAATGTGATGACGCGACCCCGAATCAATGGACGCATCAACTCAGCCGGCAATTTTCCTGTGAACAGAAAACTGAAGCCGAGCGGGAAAAAGAGCACGAGCGGGACGTACTCCGGAAAAGCGAACCGCGGAAACCATTCCTCGAGACTACTGCCCGGAACAATGACAAGCAGCGGAATCAACCACAGTTTGTTCGCGGATAACCCACCGATGAAGCGCCCCCGCTTCGATAAGACGAGTGATGGGGACAACTGCTTTTGACCGCGCCAGGCGACGAGCACCAATTCTGCCAGCAGCGTCAAGCTCGCAAGCAATAGCAACGTCGTCGCGTCGACCTCTTTAATCCCGCCCACCCGGTCATCCGTCACGAACCACCCGATAAGTGCCAAAACGCTGAGCGGCCAAAGCGGCAAGTTAAACCGGACGACGCCAATCACCAATGTCACAGCGGCAAGCGCCGTAAAGGCGACAATGAAGACCGGGCTGACGGTCACCTGTAAACTCAAACTGATTGCAGATAAGACAATCCCGACGAGCAGACCGGGCAGTAACGTCTCAAAAATGTCGGTCCGTTGATTGCGTGATTTCGAGCGGAACAAGTTCCGTTCTCGCCTGACGCGACGAATACCGATTACAACACTGACTAGAATAGCTAACCACAGGATTGGACTAGCGATAAGACTAATCACTGTCCAACCGATTCCATCGAATAATTCCACGCCCATTCAGACCTCTTTCCGTGATTTATTCAGCGGCAACTTCAAGTGCCTTGATGCGTTGTACATCATTTTTCGAGTCTTCTAACTTTTTCAAGAGACGTGTCTCCATCTCGGAAGCCGTCACCGGGTCAATCTTACCCGTGACTTCGAGCTTGGCGTCTTTTTGAAGTTGTTCGACTGCTTGTTTCATCGTGTCGCCATAATACCCATCCTGCCCTTTCGGATCGTAACCGATCGCTTCGAGCACGAGATGTGCATTTTCGACAGATTTACCATAGTCCCCGACATTGAGCGCTTTGTCATTCGTCAATATTTTCGTGACATTGAAATACGCAGGTTGTTTGACTTCAACGGTCGGTCTAACCCCTTTTTTGTGAATCCAGTTCCCGTCTGGCGTCAACCATTTGTTCGTTGTCAGCTTCAGGTCACTACCATCTTTTAAGTCATACGCACTTTGGACGATCCCTTTACCGAATGATTTTGTACCGACAACTTCTGCACCAGCACCTTCTTTCAGACCAGCGGCTAAAATTTCTGACGCTGACGCGGAACCGCTATCTTCCAACACAACGATGTTATAAGGTTTCTTCGCGTCCGCCTTCCCGAATTCCTGCGTCCGGTCGCCTTTATTGTCTTCGACCTGGAAAATCGGTGTATCTTTCGGAATGAATGGCGCAATCATTTTCGAAACTGCCGTCAACAGTCCGCCTGGGTTTCCCCGGACGTCAATGACGAGTCCATCGATATTCTTCGCTTCAAGAGCAGCGAGTTGCTTTTCGAACTCTTCTGCAGTCGGGTCAGAGAACTGGGTCACTTGGAGTACACCAATCGTTTTCCCGTTCACTTGTTCGGTTTCCGAGTAGACGGTCTCAATCGGAATCGTATCGCGTTCGATCGTGATTTTCATCGGGTCTTGTCCCCCGCGTTGAATCGTCAAGACGACTTCCGTCCCTTTTTCACCACGAATCTTTTTGACAGCTTGATCCGTCTTTTGACCTTTCGTCGACTTGCCATCGATTTCTACAATGACGTCACCCGGCTTGATTCCTGCTTTTTCAGCGGGTGCCCCTTTAATCGGAGCGACGATGACAATCGCCTCACCCTTTTGCTCCAGCGTCGCGCCAATTCCTTCAAACGATGAAGACAGATTCGTGTTGAACGACGCCGTTTCCGATTCATCCATGTAGACCGAGTAAGGATCGTCAAGCACTTCCGTCATCCCACTGAGTGCTCCTTCAAGCAATTCTTGATCCGTGACATCTTCTAGGTAATACTGTGAAATCATTTGGCGGACTTGATCAACCTTTTTCCAGTCCCCCGATTCACCCGATGAACTGGTCGTCACCGTGTCGGTACCACCTGTTGCTAACATACCGACTGCGCCTGCCCCTAGGCCAAGTCCGAATGTACTGACTGCTATGACTGCCGTTGTAGATTTTTTCACGCTTGATTCCTCGTTTCCGGTGTAAACCTGCTATTTTTTTCAGTATAGCAAAAAAAGATAGGTTACCCTATCTTTTCGCTAAAGCGCTATAGGTCAATCAAAAGATGTACGGGGCTGGATCGACCGCATTCGGTTGTCCGACCGCCCACTCCCCTTGATGAATCTCAAAGTGAAGATGAGGACCAGTCGACCAACCTGTCGAACCTAACTTTCCGATGACCGTCCCCGGCATGACCGTTTGCCCTGCCTTCACGGCGACGGAATCAAGATGTCCGTAAACCGTCGTCCAGACTTTCCCGTCGATGAGATGGGTGATCATCACGACATTCCCGTATCCTGTCGCACTTCCGGCGCGCAGGACGATACCACCTGCCGCTGCCTGAATCGGTGTTCCTTTAGCATTGACGAGATCGATGCCCGTATGAATCTCTGACTTGCCGGTCAACGGATTGTTCCGTGGACCGAACGGGCTGGACACGTAACCGGAGACAGGTAATTGAAATGGCTTTGCATGATCCGTCGCAGATGGTACCGGCTGTTTTTTCGTCGTTGGCGATGTCGTCCGGTCCGCCGCCTGCGTGTCGTCCGCTTCCGCTTGCTCACGTTTCGCCTCGATACGGGCGCGACGTTCTGCTTCCGCCTTTATCTTTGCTTGTTCAGCGGCACGTGCTGCTTCTTCGAGTTCCGTCAGTTGCGTGCTAATCAATTGTTGCTGATCCGCTAAGATTTGGGCTTCTTCCGCCTTCGTGAACTGCTCCTGCTTCAATTGTTTGACCTGATCGTTCAATTGGACGACCAATTTTCGTTTCAACTCAGATTCCGCGATGATCCGCGTCTGCAGAATCAACAGTTTCCGTTGGTCTTTTTTAAGCTGACCGAGGATGAGTTCTTGACTTGCGCGTTGCTCCGTCAATTCCATGACATTTGCTTTATAGGCATTCAAAACACCATCATCTTGTTTAATGATTTCACTGACAGTACTAAAACGTGAGATTAAATCGCCAAAATCTTTTGAGTCGAGCAACACTTCGATGTATTTGATGTCGCCATCCCGCTGAACGGCACGAAGCCGGTTCCCAAGTAAATCTTCCTGCGCCCGTAACTCGGACAATGTTTGTTTAATCGCTTCTTCGATCGCTTGCAACTCTTCTTTTGATGCAGAAACAGCCGCTTGTTGATCTGCAATTTCACTCGCTAAATCATCCAAACGGCTGTTGACTTCATCCAAACGCTCCTCTGCGAGGCGGCGTTCTTTTTTCGTCAAGATTAACTTCTCAGATGTCTGATTCTGTGATCGTTCCGTCTCTTGCAGACGGGACTCGACCTCCTGTTGTTCCTTCAACAATTCTTCTTTAGACACGGCGTGAACGGATACACTTGAACCAACCAGGGCCAAGCTGAGCACAGCTGAACAGAATCGAACCTTCATGAGAAGCATCTCTCCTCTATATTTTGTTTTTGCGTAACTTATACTTTTAAGAAACGTCCGAGTGACGTCGTTGATCCCCATACTCCGATGAAGGCACCGAGCGCAAGTAAAATCAATGCGACTTGAACGGATAGTTC from the Exiguobacterium oxidotolerans JCM 12280 genome contains:
- a CDS encoding S41 family peptidase, which produces MKKSTTAVIAVSTFGLGLGAGAVGMLATGGTDTVTTSSSGESGDWKKVDQVRQMISQYYLEDVTDQELLEGALSGMTEVLDDPYSVYMDESETASFNTNLSSSFEGIGATLEQKGEAIVIVAPIKGAPAEKAGIKPGDVIVEIDGKSTKGQKTDQAVKKIRGEKGTEVVLTIQRGGQDPMKITIERDTIPIETVYSETEQVNGKTIGVLQVTQFSDPTAEEFEKQLAALEAKNIDGLVIDVRGNPGGLLTAVSKMIAPFIPKDTPIFQVEDNKGDRTQEFGKADAKKPYNIVVLEDSGSASASEILAAGLKEGAGAEVVGTKSFGKGIVQSAYDLKDGSDLKLTTNKWLTPDGNWIHKKGVRPTVEVKQPAYFNVTKILTNDKALNVGDYGKSVENAHLVLEAIGYDPKGQDGYYGDTMKQAVEQLQKDAKLEVTGKIDPVTASEMETRLLKKLEDSKNDVQRIKALEVAAE
- a CDS encoding peptidoglycan DD-metalloendopeptidase family protein, giving the protein MKVRFCSAVLSLALVGSSVSVHAVSKEELLKEQQEVESRLQETERSQNQTSEKLILTKKERRLAEERLDEVNSRLDDLASEIADQQAAVSASKEELQAIEEAIKQTLSELRAQEDLLGNRLRAVQRDGDIKYIEVLLDSKDFGDLISRFSTVSEIIKQDDGVLNAYKANVMELTEQRASQELILGQLKKDQRKLLILQTRIIAESELKRKLVVQLNDQVKQLKQEQFTKAEEAQILADQQQLISTQLTELEEAARAAEQAKIKAEAERRARIEAKREQAEADDTQAADRTTSPTTKKQPVPSATDHAKPFQLPVSGYVSSPFGPRNNPLTGKSEIHTGIDLVNAKGTPIQAAAGGIVLRAGSATGYGNVVMITHLIDGKVWTTVYGHLDSVAVKAGQTVMPGTVIGKLGSTGWSTGPHLHFEIHQGEWAVGQPNAVDPAPYIF